TTCCTAGGATCCTCACGCGTTCCAGATCTTCCATGGAGCGAGCTCCGCCAGCATAGGTCACCGGCACCGAACACTCTTCCCCAAGCATGGCCACCAGCGGCTCTTCGATGCCAGCCATCCTGCCCTCCACGTCGACTCCATGCACGAGAAACTCGCAGCAATAGGTCGAAAGCTCGCCCAAGGTCTGGCGATCCAGCTTGGTGTCGGTAAAGCTCTGCCAACGGTCCGTCACCACCCAGTAGGCGCCATCTCGCAAACGGCAGCTCAAGTCCAGCACGAGACGGTCGCGCCCGATAGCCGCCAACAACCCCTGCAGGCGCTCGAAGTCGATCCGGCCCTGACGAAAGACGTAGGAGGTCACGATGACCTGCGACGCGCCGGCATCGAGGTAGAACGCGGCATTGTCCAGGGTGACGCCCCCCCCATACTGCAAACCGCCGGGATAGGCGCCCAAAGCCTCCAGGGCCGCTTCCTGATTTCCGGGGCCGAGAGCGATGACGTGCCCGCCCAGCAAGCCGTCCCTCTGGTAGCGCTTGGCGTAGTCGGCCGGGCGAAGGTCCGACTCGAAATTGGTGGACAATCCCGAGTCGTCCGTGTCGGAGAGCGTGCCTCCCACGATTTGGACGACTTTGCCGTTCTTGAGGTCGATGCAGGGTCGAAAGCGCATGGGATGAACTGAAATGGCTTAAACTAGAGGCATGGCAACCGTTCTCTGGCGCCCTTGGCTTTCCTCAGCGGCGCCTCCGCCTGGCGTCCGAGCTCATCCAGAACGCTTTCCAGATTCTGGCGGTCGCGCTCCAGCTGCTCATCGTCGGCCCGCCGATCGATGACGAACTCCTGGCCCACCACGACTTCGATACGGGCGAAGGGCTTGGGGATGATCATGCGATCCCATGACCGGATCCTCCAGTAGCTGCTGGCCCAGCAGGAGGCGGGCAGGATCGGCTTGCCGGTCATCTTGGCGAGGGCCACGGCGCCGACCTTGGCTTTGTAGACGGGGCCTTTGGATCCATCGGGCAGAATGATGATGGAGAGCTTCTGCTTCACTATCTTGCGGTAGAGCGCCATCAAGCCAGCGGCGCCGCGTCGGGAGGAGGATCCGCGCACGACGTTCATGCCCGCCAGCTTTCCGATGGTGGCGCCGATCTCCCCATCCTTCGAATCGCTGGACATCATAGCCATGGAGAAGTCCCGCTGCCGGAGAAGGTAGCGGTACATGTAGGTGGCGAAATAGAACATGCGGTTGTGCCAGATCGCCAGAATCAACGCGTCCTGACGTTGCTTGAGCCCCAGCAAGGCCTGACGATTTCCGCGGATTCGAATCCGGTAGGTGAAGCTGAGCAGGCGAATGATCAGGTAGATCAAACGGGCTAGAAAGAGAGCCTTGGGCGGGATGGTCTTTGCTTCGTCTTTGGAAATCATAGGAGGAGGACGCCGCCGTCGCGACGCGCTGCCCCCCTTCTGTCTCGGTTACCCGCTCTTTGGCAAGGCTTTCGAAACCTCGCCGGGAATTGTCCGAGCGCTAGGTCCGGCTATCGAGATTGTTCTGGGA
This region of Pelagicoccus sp. SDUM812003 genomic DNA includes:
- the hisA gene encoding phosphoribosylformimino-5-aminoimidazole carboxamide ribotide isomerase, which translates into the protein MRFRPCIDLKNGKVVQIVGGTLSDTDDSGLSTNFESDLRPADYAKRYQRDGLLGGHVIALGPGNQEAALEALGAYPGGLQYGGGVTLDNAAFYLDAGASQVIVTSYVFRQGRIDFERLQGLLAAIGRDRLVLDLSCRLRDGAYWVVTDRWQSFTDTKLDRQTLGELSTYCCEFLVHGVDVEGRMAGIEEPLVAMLGEECSVPVTYAGGARSMEDLERVRILGKGNVDLTIGSALDLFGGSVPYAEVVAWHKHQNQG
- a CDS encoding lysophospholipid acyltransferase family protein → MISKDEAKTIPPKALFLARLIYLIIRLLSFTYRIRIRGNRQALLGLKQRQDALILAIWHNRMFYFATYMYRYLLRQRDFSMAMMSSDSKDGEIGATIGKLAGMNVVRGSSSRRGAAGLMALYRKIVKQKLSIIILPDGSKGPVYKAKVGAVALAKMTGKPILPASCWASSYWRIRSWDRMIIPKPFARIEVVVGQEFVIDRRADDEQLERDRQNLESVLDELGRQAEAPLRKAKGARERLPCL